In a single window of the Streptomyces sp. NBC_00285 genome:
- a CDS encoding fumarylacetoacetate hydrolase family protein yields the protein MRIARFSIDGNVAFGAVEGDRPDELVLDIIKGIPFADFQLSGTKVPLSKVRLLPPVLPNKIVAFGRNYAEHARELGNEVPDAPFAFFKPSTSVIGSGDDIQYPAFSADVHHEAELAVVIGRMCREVPRERVKDVIFGYTCANDVTARDVQKREKQWARAKGFDTACPLGPWVETGLDVETASDLTIQLTVNGEQRQLGRTSEMIHSIEDLIVNITEAMTLLPGDVILTGTPAGVGPLTVGDEVAVTIEGIGTLTNKVVKRG from the coding sequence GTGCGCATCGCCAGATTCTCCATCGACGGGAACGTCGCCTTCGGCGCGGTCGAGGGCGACAGGCCGGACGAGCTCGTCCTCGACATCATCAAGGGCATCCCGTTCGCGGACTTCCAGCTCTCCGGTACGAAGGTCCCGCTGAGCAAGGTCAGGCTGCTGCCCCCGGTGCTCCCCAACAAGATCGTGGCCTTCGGCCGCAACTACGCAGAGCACGCACGCGAGTTGGGCAACGAGGTTCCGGACGCGCCGTTCGCCTTCTTCAAGCCCTCCACCTCGGTGATCGGCTCCGGCGACGACATCCAGTACCCCGCCTTCTCCGCGGACGTCCATCATGAGGCCGAACTGGCCGTCGTCATCGGCCGTATGTGCCGCGAGGTGCCGCGCGAGCGCGTCAAGGACGTCATCTTCGGCTACACCTGCGCCAACGACGTCACCGCCCGTGACGTCCAGAAGCGCGAGAAGCAGTGGGCGAGGGCGAAGGGCTTCGACACCGCCTGCCCGCTGGGCCCCTGGGTGGAGACAGGGCTGGACGTCGAGACGGCCTCCGACCTGACGATCCAGCTCACCGTCAACGGTGAGCAGCGCCAACTCGGCCGCACCAGCGAGATGATCCACTCCATCGAGGATCTGATCGTCAACATCACCGAGGCCATGACGCTGCTCCCCGGCGACGTGATCCTCACGGGCACCCCGGCAGGCGTCGGGCCGCTCACCGTCGGCGACGAGGTCGCCGTCACCATCGAAGGCATCGGCACTCTCACCAACAAGGTTGTCAAGCGTGGCTAG
- the gltX gene encoding glutamate--tRNA ligase: MSSVASAPVRVRFCPSPTGNPHVGLVRTALFNWAFARHHQGTLVFRIEDTDAARDSEESYEQLLDSMRWLGFDWDEGPEVGGPHAPYRQSQRMDLYKEVAQKLQDAGRAYHCYCSTEELDARRDAARAAGKPSGYDGHCRDLTEAQTEEYKAEGRTPIVRFRMPDETITFTDLVRGELTFTAENVPDYGIVRANGAPLYTLVNPVDDALMEITHVLRGEDLLSSTPRQIALYKALIELGVAKSVPAFGHLPYVMGEGNKKLSKRDPESSLNLYRERGFLPEGLLNYLSLLGWSLSADQDIFTMDEMVAAFEIADVNPNPARFDLKKCEAINADHIRLLDVKDFTERCAPWLRAPFAPWAPERFDESKWQAIAPHAQTRLKVLSEITDSVDFLFLDRPVSDEASWAKAMKEGSDALLRTAREKLEAADWTSAESLKEAVLAAGEIHGLKLGKAQAPVRVAVTGRTVGLPLFESLEILGKETTLARIDAALEKLAG; encoded by the coding sequence TTGTCAAGCGTGGCTAGCGCACCCGTACGCGTCCGTTTCTGCCCCTCGCCGACCGGTAACCCGCACGTGGGCCTGGTCCGCACCGCCCTGTTCAACTGGGCGTTCGCCCGGCACCACCAGGGCACGCTCGTCTTCCGTATCGAGGACACCGACGCGGCCCGCGACTCCGAGGAGTCGTACGAGCAGCTCCTGGACTCGATGCGCTGGCTGGGCTTCGACTGGGACGAGGGCCCCGAGGTCGGAGGCCCGCACGCGCCGTACCGCCAGTCCCAGCGGATGGACCTCTACAAGGAGGTCGCGCAGAAGCTCCAGGACGCCGGCCGCGCCTACCACTGCTACTGCTCCACCGAGGAACTGGACGCCCGCCGCGACGCCGCCCGCGCCGCAGGCAAGCCGTCCGGCTACGACGGCCACTGCCGCGACCTGACCGAGGCGCAGACCGAGGAGTACAAGGCCGAGGGCCGTACGCCGATCGTCCGCTTCCGCATGCCCGACGAGACGATCACCTTCACGGACCTGGTCCGCGGCGAGCTGACCTTCACCGCGGAGAACGTGCCGGACTACGGGATCGTACGAGCCAACGGGGCGCCCCTGTACACGCTCGTGAACCCGGTCGACGACGCGCTGATGGAGATCACGCACGTCCTGCGCGGCGAGGACCTGCTCTCCTCTACCCCCCGCCAGATCGCCCTGTACAAGGCGCTGATCGAGCTGGGCGTAGCCAAGTCGGTACCCGCGTTCGGGCATCTGCCCTACGTCATGGGCGAGGGCAACAAGAAGCTCTCCAAGCGTGACCCGGAGTCCTCGCTCAACCTCTACCGTGAGCGCGGCTTCCTCCCCGAGGGTCTGCTCAACTACCTCTCCTTGCTCGGCTGGTCGCTCTCGGCCGACCAGGACATCTTCACGATGGACGAGATGGTCGCGGCCTTCGAGATCGCCGACGTGAACCCCAACCCGGCACGCTTCGACCTGAAGAAGTGCGAGGCGATCAACGCCGACCACATCCGTCTCCTGGACGTGAAGGACTTCACGGAGCGCTGCGCCCCCTGGCTGCGGGCCCCGTTCGCCCCGTGGGCGCCGGAGCGCTTCGACGAGTCGAAGTGGCAGGCGATCGCCCCGCACGCCCAGACCCGTCTCAAGGTCCTGTCGGAGATCACGGACAGCGTCGACTTCCTCTTCCTCGACCGGCCGGTCTCCGACGAGGCGTCCTGGGCGAAGGCGATGAAGGAGGGCTCCGACGCCCTGCTCCGCACGGCCCGCGAGAAGCTGGAGGCGGCCGACTGGACCTCCGCGGAGTCCCTGAAGGAGGCCGTCCTGGCCGCCGGTGAGATCCACGGCCTCAAGCTGGGCAAGGCCCAGGCGCCGGTCCGCGTCGCCGTCACCGGCCGCACGGTCGGCCTGCCCCTCTTCGAGTCCCTCGAGATCCTGGGCAAGGAGACGACGCTGGCCCGGATCGACGCGGCGCTGGAGAAGCTGGCCGGGTAG
- a CDS encoding HAD family hydrolase: protein MSIRAVVWDVDDTLFDYSGADRIGMRLHLTAEGLLAAYDTVEQAIVRWRAITDAQWARFSAGEVDFQGQRRDRVRVFLGQELTDAEADAWFQRYIAHYETAWALFPDVLPVLDTLATSHRHAVLSNSSIRVQDHKLRVLGVHDRFEVILCAAELGVSKPEAGAFLAACDALELAPQEVAYVGDHPEIDGRGAAEAGLLSVWIDRYGGVHTEATTPTGPKRIASLAELPAILGADTRFGAPSTFG from the coding sequence ATGAGCATTCGGGCCGTGGTGTGGGACGTCGACGACACGCTCTTCGACTACTCGGGGGCCGACCGCATCGGCATGCGCCTGCACCTGACGGCCGAGGGACTGCTGGCGGCGTACGACACCGTCGAGCAGGCCATCGTGCGCTGGCGCGCGATCACCGACGCCCAGTGGGCGCGGTTCTCGGCGGGGGAGGTCGACTTCCAGGGGCAGCGGCGGGACCGCGTGCGGGTGTTCCTCGGCCAGGAGCTGACCGATGCGGAGGCGGACGCCTGGTTCCAGCGGTACATCGCGCACTACGAGACCGCCTGGGCCCTCTTCCCGGACGTCCTGCCCGTCCTCGACACCCTCGCCACGAGCCACCGGCACGCGGTGCTGTCCAACTCCAGCATCCGCGTCCAGGACCACAAGCTGCGCGTTCTCGGCGTCCACGACCGCTTCGAGGTCATCCTGTGCGCCGCCGAACTGGGCGTCTCCAAGCCCGAGGCCGGCGCCTTCCTCGCGGCCTGCGACGCCCTGGAGCTGGCCCCGCAGGAGGTGGCGTACGTCGGCGACCACCCGGAGATCGACGGGCGGGGTGCCGCCGAGGCCGGGCTGCTGTCCGTCTGGATCGACCGGTACGGCGGTGTGCACACGGAAGCCACCACGCCCACCGGCCCGAAGCGGATCGCCTCGCTGGCCGAACTCCCCGCGATCCTCGGCGCGGATACCCGTTTTGGAGCCCCGTCCACCTTCGGGTAA